In the Staphylococcus condimenti genome, one interval contains:
- a CDS encoding GNAT family N-acetyltransferase, with protein MKHSKKYDDITIKPYEQKYYHNVLEFELSERQQIYSSLPIQVLEDAIEDENRIANIAINKDKEVIGFFVLHQYYQHEGYDTPENVVYIRSLSINEKFQGNGYGTKIMMNLPDYVQSLYSDFNHLYLVVDAENQAAWNVYERAGFMHAATKEEGPIGKERLYYLDLDSKYVSSLKLIAPEEQPDREIDTVNLILDGEKVGFIALQATNSRMHIRGIEVYEQFRNQGIAESALRQLATYVRKNYPSINALDIILFGEHNELKPLCMNSNFVETLQTEDYVKYEKYIVY; from the coding sequence ATGAAACACAGCAAAAAATATGACGATATTACAATCAAACCATATGAACAAAAGTATTATCACAATGTTTTAGAATTTGAACTATCAGAACGCCAACAAATATACTCATCACTTCCCATTCAAGTGTTGGAAGATGCTATAGAAGATGAGAATCGTATTGCGAATATCGCAATTAATAAAGATAAAGAAGTGATTGGTTTTTTCGTTTTGCATCAATATTATCAGCATGAGGGATACGATACACCTGAAAATGTAGTGTATATCCGTTCGTTATCAATTAATGAGAAGTTCCAAGGAAATGGTTATGGCACTAAAATAATGATGAATCTTCCAGATTATGTACAATCTCTGTATAGTGATTTTAATCATTTGTATTTAGTGGTAGATGCAGAAAATCAGGCGGCTTGGAATGTGTATGAACGCGCAGGTTTCATGCATGCTGCTACAAAAGAAGAAGGCCCAATTGGAAAAGAACGCCTTTATTACTTAGATTTAGACTCAAAGTATGTATCATCTTTGAAATTGATTGCGCCAGAAGAACAACCGGATAGGGAAATAGATACTGTGAATCTAATTCTTGATGGAGAAAAAGTTGGTTTTATTGCTTTACAAGCAACAAACAGTCGAATGCATATCCGTGGAATAGAAGTATACGAACAATTTCGCAATCAAGGTATTGCTGAAAGTGCACTTCGACAACTTGCAACTTATGTACGAAAAAATTATCCTTCGATTAATGCATTAGATATTATTTTATTTGGGGAACATAATGAGTTAAAACCATTATGTATGAATAGTAATTTTGTAGAAACCCTCCAAACCGAAGACTATGTGAAATATGAAAAATATATTGTCTATTAA
- a CDS encoding CTP synthase yields the protein MTKFIFVTGGVVSSLGKGITAASLGRLLKDRGLSVTIQKFDPYLNVDPGTMSPYQHGEVFVTDDGAETDLDLGHYERFIDINLNKYSNVTAGKVYSHVLKKERRGDYLGGTVQVIPHITNEIKERLLLAGESTKADVVITEIGGTTGDIESLPFIEAIRQIRSDLGRENVMYIHCTLLPFIKAAGEMKTKPTQHSVKELRGLGIQPDLIVVRTEYEMTQDLKDKIALFCDIPEQNVIECRDAESLYEIPLQLSKQHMDDLVIKRLDLNAKYETQLDEWKHLLDVVNHLDGKITIGLVGKYVSLQDAYLSVVEALKHAGYPLHKDINVKWIDSSEVTDENAAEYLKDVDGILVPGGFGFRASEGKISAIRYARENNVPYFGICLGMQLATVEFARNVLGLEGAHSAELDPETPYPVIDLLPEQKDIEDLGGTLRLGLYPSEVKEGTLAYDIYGKKEIEERHRHRYEFNNDYREQMEENGLVFSGVSPDGRRIEMVELPKNDFFFACQFHPEFLSRPNRPQPIFKAFIEAANKYKEAKENK from the coding sequence ATGACTAAGTTCATTTTTGTAACTGGTGGGGTTGTTTCCTCATTAGGTAAAGGGATTACTGCAGCATCTTTAGGTAGATTATTAAAAGACAGAGGACTTTCTGTCACTATTCAAAAATTCGACCCGTATTTGAACGTGGATCCAGGTACAATGAGTCCTTATCAACACGGTGAGGTTTTTGTAACAGACGATGGCGCGGAAACAGATTTAGACTTAGGCCACTATGAGCGTTTTATCGATATTAACTTAAATAAATATTCAAACGTAACAGCAGGTAAAGTTTATTCTCATGTTTTGAAAAAAGAACGACGCGGTGATTACTTAGGCGGTACGGTTCAAGTAATTCCGCATATTACAAACGAAATCAAAGAACGTTTATTATTAGCAGGGGAAAGTACTAAAGCAGATGTTGTTATTACTGAAATCGGCGGTACAACTGGGGATATCGAATCGCTGCCATTTATTGAAGCAATCCGTCAAATCCGTAGTGACTTAGGTCGAGAAAATGTAATGTATATCCATTGTACGTTATTACCATTCATTAAAGCTGCAGGCGAAATGAAAACAAAACCTACACAACACAGTGTTAAAGAATTACGCGGCTTAGGTATTCAACCTGATTTAATCGTAGTTAGAACAGAGTATGAAATGACACAAGATTTAAAAGATAAAATTGCTTTATTCTGTGATATCCCAGAACAAAATGTAATTGAATGCCGTGATGCAGAATCTCTATATGAAATTCCATTACAATTAAGCAAACAACATATGGATGACTTAGTTATTAAACGATTAGATTTAAATGCTAAATATGAAACGCAGTTAGATGAATGGAAACATTTATTGGATGTTGTAAATCACCTTGACGGTAAAATTACAATTGGTCTAGTTGGTAAATACGTGAGCTTGCAAGATGCTTACTTATCAGTAGTTGAAGCATTGAAACATGCAGGTTATCCGCTTCACAAAGACATCAATGTTAAATGGATTGATTCAAGTGAAGTAACTGATGAAAATGCAGCTGAGTACTTAAAAGATGTTGATGGTATTTTAGTACCAGGCGGATTTGGTTTCCGTGCAAGCGAAGGTAAAATTTCCGCGATTCGATATGCACGTGAAAACAATGTGCCATACTTCGGTATTTGTTTAGGTATGCAGTTAGCAACAGTAGAATTTGCACGTAATGTACTTGGCTTAGAAGGGGCACATTCAGCAGAACTTGATCCAGAAACACCTTATCCAGTGATTGACTTGCTTCCTGAACAAAAAGACATTGAAGATTTAGGCGGTACTTTACGATTAGGATTATATCCAAGTGAAGTTAAAGAAGGTACTTTAGCATATGATATTTACGGTAAAAAAGAAATCGAAGAAAGACACCGTCACCGTTATGAATTTAATAATGATTACCGTGAACAAATGGAAGAAAATGGCTTGGTATTCTCAGGTGTCAGCCCAGACGGCCGTCGAATTGAAATGGTAGAATTGCCGAAAAATGATTTCTTCTTTGCGTGTCAATTCCACCCAGAATTCTTATCACGTCCAAATCGTCCGCAACCTATTTTCAAAGCATTTATCGAAGCGGCGAATAAATATAAAGAAGCAAAAGAAAATAAATAA
- a CDS encoding DUF2529 family protein → MANILQTQLTGIFNRINNQSLDIQMAAQCLIQAIGGEGNVYVKGYDDLKFFESYITQSHEKLESSRLLADLDHFNELDTTDRVLLFAPFYTEEVQNDTQTLIDLDADFVLICNKNKEVEIPDHLLHYINLNTPRPIVYTEDYDKVVQPHPMALNYIYYEIYTQMVEMIRDLDLDPEA, encoded by the coding sequence ATGGCAAATATACTACAAACCCAGCTGACAGGTATTTTTAATCGTATCAACAACCAATCTTTAGACATTCAAATGGCTGCTCAATGTTTGATTCAAGCAATCGGCGGTGAAGGAAATGTCTATGTTAAAGGATATGATGACTTAAAATTTTTCGAAAGCTATATAACACAAAGTCATGAAAAATTGGAATCAAGTCGTTTGTTAGCTGACTTAGACCATTTCAACGAATTAGATACTACAGATCGCGTATTGCTGTTTGCACCTTTTTATACAGAAGAAGTACAAAATGATACGCAAACTTTAATTGATTTAGATGCTGATTTCGTTCTGATTTGTAATAAAAACAAAGAAGTCGAAATTCCAGATCATTTATTGCATTATATTAACTTGAATACACCTCGGCCAATTGTTTATACAGAAGATTATGATAAAGTTGTTCAACCCCATCCAATGGCATTGAATTATATTTATTATGAGATTTACACTCAAATGGTCGAAATGATTCGTGATTTAGATTTAGATCCTGAAGCATAA
- the rpoE gene encoding DNA-directed RNA polymerase subunit delta: MKIQDYTKEMVDEKSFIDMAHTLLEEKGTTMNLYDIIDEFKALGHYEDNEHLENRIVQFYTDLNTDGRFLNVGENNWGLRDWYSVDDIEEKIAPTIQKFDILDEDDEEDKNLKLLGEEEEEIDDQETAEADAEDDDEDLDDPQDEEEINGSDIVIEEDKDELDEAEELFEEEEDFNDDADDDKI, from the coding sequence ATGAAAATTCAAGACTACACTAAAGAAATGGTAGACGAAAAATCATTTATCGATATGGCTCATACGTTATTAGAAGAAAAAGGCACTACAATGAACTTGTATGATATTATTGATGAATTTAAAGCGTTAGGTCATTATGAAGACAATGAACATTTAGAAAACCGTATTGTTCAATTCTATACTGACTTAAATACTGATGGCCGCTTCCTTAATGTTGGAGAAAACAACTGGGGATTACGTGATTGGTACTCAGTAGATGACATTGAAGAAAAAATTGCACCAACAATCCAAAAATTCGATATCTTAGATGAAGATGACGAAGAAGATAAAAATCTAAAACTTCTTGGTGAAGAAGAAGAAGAAATTGATGATCAAGAAACAGCAGAAGCAGATGCTGAAGATGATGATGAAGATTTAGATGATCCTCAAGACGAAGAAGAAATTAACGGTTCTGATATCGTTATTGAAGAGGATAAAGACGAATTAGACGAAGCAGAAGAGTTGTTCGAAGAAGAAGAAGACTTCAACGATGATGCGGATGACGATAAAATTTAA